The following DNA comes from Pirellulales bacterium.
GTGTACCGCTGCGATTTTCACGGTACTTGTGCGCAGTGGGACCGATAAGCGGGCGTCAGTGATTGCCGGGGGTGTGGATATGGCCCTCACCCTCCCCGTGCCCAACCCTTTACGAACCGATTCTCTATTTTTGGATGTTGCTAACTGCTGTATTGGCTTGCACTTGTAGAGTTCGAGACTGTTTCGGTGGCAAATACCGCAACCGATGAGTTACAAATCGCGCACTATCTGGTTAACAGCGATTACCAGGGCATGAGGGGCGCTGATGAGCAAACGCCACTGCGATTCTATGCCCGCCCCTACCGCTGCCGCACGCTCCCAAACAAAAATGGAGCGGGAGGCGGTCAACCTGCGCGATGATCAACTGCGCAACCAGTACGCGACGAGCAGGAAAAACTCTGCTTGTGCGTGTATGAGCGCGGGAATGTTTGCAATTTCTTCATGGATCGGGAACGAACGAAGCAATGTTTATCTCATTCCTTCTGCAATGTGGCAGTTTTGACTGCGTCATTTTTGGTCTGCACTCATTTTGGCACATAGCGGGCGCAGATTATCCAGTGTGCCAGCATCACAGAAAGTCAAACACAGGATTTGGCTAGATCAATCAGGAATAGATTCTTGCCGCTCGCGGCCAAGGAAAATATTTCCTGGGTCACCCGCGATCTCTGTGCCACGCGGCTATTATTTTTGAGGTTTGCCCGGCACCATCATACCTTGTAGCGAGCGTATTCTTTCGCCGTCAAAATCGGCGATTAGCGTGAAGCGTCCCCAGATACTTTGACCATCGTCTCGCAAAAACTCGTGATAGCCACTCAGGTGCACAATATCTCCCGATCCGCTGGGGACATCCATCAGAATCCTGCCGGTTTGCGATTTGTCCCAAAAATGGCCGGCATTTTCGACAAACTGCTTGATGCCATCGTAACCATAATACTCTCCCAAAATTTCGCCGACCGATTCCACTTGCCGAATTGCCCCAAAATAATAAATCGCGAAGTCTGAGTGAGCGACATCCAGTAAGCTGGCGGCATCGCGTTCGAACAGCGATTGACGCACGGTTTCAGCGAACGTTTGGCAGTTTTTTCGCCAACGCAACATTTCCGTGAGTTCGTTGGAGGCGACGGAAACATCGCGCAACGACACGCCCAGGGCGATTGCCAGGTACTCCAGCAGGTCTGAGCGAATCGGCACGCTTTTTTCGGCGGCCCGAACCGTCCGCTCTGAAACTCCCGCCCGCAAGGCAAGCTCAATCTGCTTAAAGCCGCGTTCCGCGCGGAGCTTGCAGAGTTTCTCTCCCAGGGGAGTCACTGCTGACATGGATTCCTCGATGTTCTGGCAAAGGGCGCAGGGGTGAACGCAAGCGATGCAGAAATCCGTGTGAATATCTTAGACAAGGTGCGGAAAAATCGCAACTTGCCGGTGGCTTGCCGGTCTTGGAACATCAGCCCCTGGTACATTTGAATGAGGTACCGCAACACTTGCAGGTCATGCTAACAACATTCCTTTCAAGAGCGAATCAGTCAAGAGTGATCAGATAAGAACTCAATAGGATATAAGGAACTCGGGGCAGCGCCGGGGTCGAGGATCGATAAAATCCCGACCCCGGCGTCCTTCTTGCGCAAAGACCGATTTGTTAGATTTGCTTTAACTTTGGGTTATAATTGCCCTTTTTTCAATTTTCTTGTTCCACAATTCTAAAATTCAGTTCCTCTAGAAGTAGGGACAATTCAAGAGACTTGATTTCCCAGAATTTCGAATGTGTGTTCTTAACTTTTTTGATTCCTTGTGGGGAATTGGTTTGGAAGCACAAACAATTGCAAATGCCTAGCACTTGAGCAGGTCCGAGCGAATCGGCACACATTTCACGGCGGCCCGAACCGTCCGCTCGGATACTCCCCCCGCAACGCCAGATCAATTTGCTTGCGAACGCGCTCCGAGCGCATTTTGCGGAGCTTGTATCCCAGTGGTGTCACTGAGGACATGAATCCC
Coding sequences within:
- a CDS encoding helix-turn-helix transcriptional regulator — encoded protein: MSAVTPLGEKLCKLRAERGFKQIELALRAGVSERTVRAAEKSVPIRSDLLEYLAIALGVSLRDVSVASNELTEMLRWRKNCQTFAETVRQSLFERDAASLLDVAHSDFAIYYFGAIRQVESVGEILGEYYGYDGIKQFVENAGHFWDKSQTGRILMDVPSGSGDIVHLSGYHEFLRDDGQSIWGRFTLIADFDGERIRSLQGMMVPGKPQK